CCCAAAAATCAGGCAATGGAATTTCACCATCAGAAAACTTTTGCTTCATTTTCGCAAATGTTTCCATTAATACCTTACGTGATGACACTGGACGGCTTTGCTGAGATGCCCAAGCTGCTAATTGGCTTTCTTTTGGACGCGATAAAAAGTACTTAGCCACAGCGGTTGTTGGTAATGGTTTTGCCTCACCATACACAATGACTTGTCGCTCCATATGATGCCAAGGAAAGTGCAAGGAAATTTTGTTATTACCTTTAAGTTCTTGCGCCTTGCGCGAGCCAGTATTAGTAAAAAACACAAAGCCATTTTCATCAAGATGCTTTAACAGCACGATACGCTG
The nucleotide sequence above comes from Pseudoalteromonas shioyasakiensis. Encoded proteins:
- the pdxH gene encoding pyridoxamine 5'-phosphate oxidase produces the protein MKLEDIRREYLQDGLSEDMLDASPIKQFEKWLEQAVATNLPDPTAMVVATVDEHGQPSQRIVLLKHLDENGFVFFTNTGSRKAQELKGNNKISLHFPWHHMERQVIVYGEAKPLPTTAVAKYFLSRPKESQLAAWASQQSRPVSSRKVLMETFAKMKQKFSDGEIPLPDFWGGYCVEPTKIEFWQGGAHRLHDRFMYQRHADGSWLFGRLNP